A region of the Pricia mediterranea genome:
AACATCAATGCCCGCAGTTTCGCTAGCGGTAACGTTACGAACGGTGTTGCCGCAGGCTTCCCGTATGGTTACCTCATCCTTTTCCAGCTCGGACCATAGTTCTGGGGTGCGCTCGACATCCACATAATGGATCTGGATATCCTGTCGGGTGGTAATATGCAGCCTGCCCGTAGAGTACTCATCGGAAACGTCGCAGATCCGGCGCAATTGGGCCGAACTCACTTTCCCGTACGGCCGTTTAATGCGGATCATCTGCACCCCTGGTTGGCGCTGGCCGTAGATGCCACGAGCCAATCGGACGCTCCTAAAGCTATCGTCGGTGATCTTCCCCTCTTTAAAAAGGTGGATTTTATTTCCGAGATCCAAGATATCCTTTTCGACTACGGGGTTTTCAAGTTCTGTTCTAAAGCTTTGCATTCTTTAAGTATTTAGTAGTTAGTATTGAGTAGCTAGTACTCGGTACTCTTTGAACATTAACTCCCTCCTTATCACTGTACCACTGTATATTTACTGCTATTTTCGGATGTCATAATTGTTCATGTATCGATATGGATTATAGGGATGCGCTGGTAGCAGTATGACCCTGTACATGGTTTTCGAACAGAGCAGCACAACACATCCGGTTTAAAAAATTTGACTAATTCGCATCATCTCGTAAATAGTATTTGTTATTTAATCTATAGAGTTAATAGGATAATTTGGATGCTACTCCCAATTGTTTATGTATCATCCATTAATCAAACGCTTAGCAACTAAAAAGCCACATCCTACCTCTGGAACTTAGTACCCGAAAGCCACCAAACAATATCCAATAAACCTAGCCGAAAAACTTTTCATCATCAGGCGGCCCGCCTCATACACCTAAAAGGAAAGGAAACAAAGAATCTATAATCCCGTACTCCGTATACAGCACCCCATCAACGTACTCAATACTTAATACTCAGTACTAAGAACTAATCCTCCGATATAAACCCGGCCCCCACCGTGCCGTTCGACTGGGTATCGATCAAAATGAACGAGCCGTTGGTTCGGTGTTTCTTGAAAGGGTCATAAAAAATCGGTTTGTTCAGTTTAAAGGTGACCTCCGCGATATCGTTCATACCGAGGCTATCGGTTTTTTTATCGATACCCGAATAATCGGGATGTATCTTATGATTGATTGTACTGACCTTGGCCAATACTTTGTTTACCCCGTGCTGTACCACATATTTTTTTCCAGGTACAAGGTTTTGGGAATCCATCCACGATACCGTCGCGGTAAATTGTTTGTCGATGCTGGGCAGATTACCGGTCTTGACCAACATATCGCCTCGGCTCAGGTTGATCTCGTCTTCTAAGGTAATCGTTACCGATGAGCGCCGGGAAGCGGTTTCGTACTGTTTATCGTGGAAATAGATAGCCTTGATTCTCGATCGGGTTTGCGAGGGAAGGGCTACGACCTCATCCCCTACGCTCAGCTCGCCACCGTACACTTTTCCGGCAAACCCCCTGAAATCATGATGTTCGTCCGTTTTCGGGCGGATCACATACTGCACCGGAAACCTCGGCGTACCTACATTGGATACCGCTGCAAGGTCCAATGCCTCTAAATGTTCAAGCAAGGTTGTTCCCTTGTACCAAGACATATTGGTGGAACGGTGGACCACGTTGTCGCCCTTTAATGCACTAACGGGAATAAAAGTGATCTTTTGGTCCTCATAATCCCGTTTGGCCATCAGTTTCTCGAAATCTGCTTTGATCTGCGTATATTTTTCCTCCGAAAAATCGATCAGGTCCATTTTATTGATGGCCACGATAACTTCTTTTACGCGGAGCAGGTTATTGATAAAGAAATGACGGTTGGTCTGCTCTATGACACCTTTTCGGGCATCGATCAGAATAATGGCGGCCTGTGAAGTCGAGGCTCCGGTGACCATGTTTCGGGTATATTCCACATGACCGGGCGTATCGGCGATGATATAGCTCTTTTTCTTGGTGGAAAAATAGATATGTGCTACGTCTATGGTAATGCCCTGTTCGCGCTCGGCTACCAGTCCGTCCGTAGCCAGGGAGAAATCCAGATAATCGTATCCGTTTTTCCTGCTTCTTTGTTCAATGGCCTCCAATTTGTCGTCGGTAAGGGATTTGGTATCGTAGAGCAGCCTTCCGATCAAGGTACTCTTGCCGTCGTCCACACTACCTGCGGTTGCTATTTTTAATACTTCCATTTGGTTATTAGTATTGAGTACTTAGTATTGAGTATTTAGTATTTTCCAACTCAAAAATACCCCTGCTGCTTCCTTTTTTCCATGGCGGCTTCAGAGCGTTTGTCGTCGATTCGGGCACCGCGTTCGGAAATGGTGGAGTCCCTAATTTCGGCGACAACGGATTCGATATCCGAGGCTTCCGAAAACACGGCGGCGGTACAGCTCATATCGCCCACGGTACGGAAGCGCACCATTCGCTCCAAGACTTCCTCATCTTCCTCTTGAAATACATAATCCGAATGCGACCATATCAGGCCGTCCCGCATAAAAACCTTTCGCTTATGGGCAAAATAGATGGAGGGAATTTCGATTTCCTCGTTTTGGATGTAGGACCATACGTCAAGCTCAGTCCAGTTTGAAATTGGGAAAACCCGAACGTTCTGCCCCAATTCAATCTGTCCGTTCAGCATATCGAAGAGTTCGGGACGCTGGTTGCGCTCGTCCCACTGGCCAAAATCGTCACGGACGGAAAATATCCGCTCCTTGGCGCGCGCCTTTTCCTCGTCACGTCTGGCCCCGCCGATACAGGCGTCAAATTTGAATTCTTCGATGGCATCGAGCAAGGTGGTGGTCTGCAGGGAATTCCTGCTCGAATACCGTCCGGATTCTTCCTTGACCTTACCCTGATCGATGGAATCCTGAACGTTCCTCACGATAAGTTCCAATCCCAATTCCTCTACCAGCCTATCGCGAAACTCAATAGTCTCGGGAAAATTATGACCTGTATCGATATGCATCAAGGGAAAGGGAATCTTTGCCGGCCAAAAAGCCTTCTGCGCCAACCGCACCAAGGTTATGGAATCTTTTCCGCCGGAAAACAATAGCACCGGCCTTTCGAATTGCGCCGCCACCTCGCGGAAGATGTAAATGGCCTCGTTTTCCAAGGCGTTGATGTGAGATGTATCCTGTTTCATAGGGATGCGGTTATTATTTGAGGGTTATTTATTTTTAAATTTTGAAAACCAACAGTTTGAGGAAAGACAAAAGGGATAAGGAATAAAGACTTTTACCTCGGTTTGTTAGCCTATTCATAATCTTTGTCATTCACTGTCTTTTAGACTTCGTTCGCTCAGTCCTGTCTCCTTCCGTCCTTGCTCCTTTCGTCCTTGCTCCTTCCGTCCTTGCCCCTTTCGTCCTTGTTCTTTTTTCCTTGTTCTTTTTTCCTTGTTCCTTTCGTTAGAGTCAAGAATGGAGTCCGCATTCCCGGTTCTCCAACACTTTGGTCGGATCGAAATAATGGTGCTCGTTAGGCAAATTATGTTGTTTCAAATAGGCGTCCAGCTGGGTATCGCTCCAATGATAAAAGGGACTCACCTTTAACACGCCATTTTTGCCAAGGCTCAAAATATCGAGGGAATCGCGCAGTGCGGTCTGGCCCTTTCTCAGATTGGTGAACCAAACATCCGGCCTGTGTGCCGCCATCGCCCTTCGAAAAGGCTCCAGCTTTACCTGTTCGGTAAATTCGGCATGCCTGGGATCGTCGATCTGGGGAATCCCCATCACGCTGTCCCGATGCGCCGTCGTCTGTTTAGGCACGTACAAATCGATGTTCAGGTTCAAGCGCTGGATCAAGTCTTCGGCATGTTTATAGGTGTTGGGTGTATTGTACCCCGTATCGCACCAAATTACGGGTATATCCTCCCGCACTTCGGAAACAGCATTTAGTATGGTTACCTCATAGGGCCGGAAATTAGTGGTCACCACTGGCCTATCGGCGTATTCCACCGCCCATGATATAATCTCCTCTGGCGGAATGCCCTTGAACTGTGCGTTCAATCGTTTGATCGATTCTTGTGAAAATCCCATGTCGAAACTATTAGTTTATCCTGCTTGTTTCCCCCAACTTATTTTATTCCAAATACGCTCATGAAAAAAATATAAAACCATTTTCGTGGCAAAGTCAATCGAAGCAATCGACGCCGCTATGGCCACCTCTCCCGTAAGGATGTACGATATCAACAAGGTGTCCATCGTGCCAATTACCCTCCAGCTCGTCGCCTT
Encoded here:
- a CDS encoding sulfate adenylyltransferase subunit 1; protein product: MEVLKIATAGSVDDGKSTLIGRLLYDTKSLTDDKLEAIEQRSRKNGYDYLDFSLATDGLVAEREQGITIDVAHIYFSTKKKSYIIADTPGHVEYTRNMVTGASTSQAAIILIDARKGVIEQTNRHFFINNLLRVKEVIVAINKMDLIDFSEEKYTQIKADFEKLMAKRDYEDQKITFIPVSALKGDNVVHRSTNMSWYKGTTLLEHLEALDLAAVSNVGTPRFPVQYVIRPKTDEHHDFRGFAGKVYGGELSVGDEVVALPSQTRSRIKAIYFHDKQYETASRRSSVTITLEDEINLSRGDMLVKTGNLPSIDKQFTATVSWMDSQNLVPGKKYVVQHGVNKVLAKVSTINHKIHPDYSGIDKKTDSLGMNDIAEVTFKLNKPIFYDPFKKHRTNGSFILIDTQSNGTVGAGFISED
- the cysD gene encoding sulfate adenylyltransferase subunit CysD, with amino-acid sequence MKQDTSHINALENEAIYIFREVAAQFERPVLLFSGGKDSITLVRLAQKAFWPAKIPFPLMHIDTGHNFPETIEFRDRLVEELGLELIVRNVQDSIDQGKVKEESGRYSSRNSLQTTTLLDAIEEFKFDACIGGARRDEEKARAKERIFSVRDDFGQWDERNQRPELFDMLNGQIELGQNVRVFPISNWTELDVWSYIQNEEIEIPSIYFAHKRKVFMRDGLIWSHSDYVFQEEDEEVLERMVRFRTVGDMSCTAAVFSEASDIESVVAEIRDSTISERGARIDDKRSEAAMEKRKQQGYF
- a CDS encoding phosphoadenosine phosphosulfate reductase family protein, coding for MGFSQESIKRLNAQFKGIPPEEIISWAVEYADRPVVTTNFRPYEVTILNAVSEVREDIPVIWCDTGYNTPNTYKHAEDLIQRLNLNIDLYVPKQTTAHRDSVMGIPQIDDPRHAEFTEQVKLEPFRRAMAAHRPDVWFTNLRKGQTALRDSLDILSLGKNGVLKVSPFYHWSDTQLDAYLKQHNLPNEHHYFDPTKVLENRECGLHS
- a CDS encoding DUF2061 domain-containing protein, translating into MSYILTGEVAIAASIASIDFATKMVLYFFHERIWNKISWGKQAG